The segment TTTGCTTCAGATAATGCTGGTGATTCTGCTGACAAGGCTAAGAAAGTAGCGGCTGATGCAGCAAAAGCAGTTGGAGCAGTAACCGGTGCTGATATATTACAAGCTATAGTTAAAAATGGTTCTAATGCAGCTACTAATGCTACTAAGGCTAAAGCTAAAGATGGCACTATAGCAGGAGCTATAGCATTGAGAGCAATGACAAAAGGTGGTAAATTTGCTAATGCTAGTGCTGCTGATAATGAAGGAGTTATTACTTCTGCAGTTAAAGGAGCAGCAATAAGTGCGGTAACTAAGGCATTAGACACATTAACAGTAGCAATAAGAAAAACAATAGATTTGGGACTTAAGGAAGTAAAAAACGTAATGAAAATTAATAATGATACTCCTTTGGCATCTGAGCAGAGTGATTCTGGTGGGCAAAATCAATAGTCAGGTTTATTATTTATATAACTAAAGAGTAGAAAAAGATAAATAAAGTTGTAAGGGAGAGATACTGAGAGTTAAGCTTTTAGTATCTTTTATTTTATATAGTGTTTGAGTAGAGAGAGGAAAGGAGAAGAGAGTGAGAAGAATAGTAAAGGTAATAATGGTGCTGGTGGTGGTGATGGTGATGGGATGTAATAGTGGGGGTAGAGATCCAGAGAAAGTGTTTTTGAGTGAGATGGTAAATTTAGGGAGAGGATTTTTAGATGTATTTATGAAGTTTTGGCGATATGATTACAGGGACATTGGGGGGATAAAGGCGGAAACAAAGAAAAGTGAGATTGGTGGGTATTTTAGTAAGATTGCAGAGACAATGAAGGAAGTAAAAGGGAAGTTAAGTAAGATTTTGGAATAGAATGGGAATTATCCTAAAGTGAAAGAAAAGGTAGAGGAATTTATTGGGAAGATAAGTAAGATCGAAGAAGGAGCGAAGGATGCAGCTAGTGGTGCTACTGGGTGGAGATGCTGTTGGGAATGCTGTTAAAAATGAATCTGCAGTTGCTGCTAGCAAGGAGGCAATAAATGTTTTAGTCAAAGGAATAAAGGTAATTGTTGGAGTTGTATTAAAAGATAATGAAGGAAATCCAGGTTTCACTAAAACTGGTGGAGAACAACAAAAGACAATCGGTGGATTATTTGAAAAACAGTATAATGCTGGTGAGACAGTAGCAGCAGCAGCGAGTGCGTCAATAGGAGCAGTAAGTGGAGCTGATATTATTGATTTCAGATTCATTACTCAAAGCTTATTTTAAAAAATCTAGACCCTGTTTTTGATTATCATTTAACTTTTCTCTTAATACTTCTTTAAGTGTTTTTTATGCTTCTACTTGTTGTTTTAAGTTTCTTTTATTTCTACTTTTAATTGCTTTATTTATGTTATTATCTTGTTCACAACTATTCATTAATAGTAATAAAATCAAAGTAAAATTAATTATTTTCATTTAAAATCCCCTTATTTTTAATATATATTTTGATTTTAAATATACAGCGATTATTGTTGTGTTGTATGAATTACTTTGATTATTATATAGTTAGCAACTACAAAATCGTAGTTGCTAAATGTTTACTTATTTTTGATTAACAATTTATTTTGTTACTAATTTTTAGTCTGTCCACAGTGCCAATGAATCTTTATATGTATCACTTTCTTTATTTTGAAGTTCTTCTTTCATTTTTTTCAATATTGTTTCATTGCTAGTGTCGTTATTTATATAGTATATGTCAACTGTGTTTAATCTAATAGAATGAAAAAATTCTCTTACACGATTATATTTTTTATTTTTTGGACCACCATATAAATTAGGGTCGTATTGGTGTTTTTTTTTATATTCATTATCTTGAATATCATAAAAAGCACCCTGTATATATCGTTTCATATCTGGATGCTGCTTACTTGCAAGTTTTTCTCTTTTTTGTTCTAAAAAATTATATACATTCTTAAAAGCGTCACTTAACTCTCTTTGTTTTTCTATATTTGAGTCATCTGAAATCCATTTAATAAATCTTTTGTATGTTTTTATAATACCTGCAGACAGCTCGCTTAGGGGTTCTGAGGGATTTGTTTTTCTACGTTTTAAAGTTTGTTCATGAGCTTCTATTTCCGTATTCATTGCATATTGTAGTGATTCAAATCTATTTTTTTCTTCAGTAGTTAAAGTGTTTTGTGAATCATGTTGATCTATAGATCTAGTAACTCGGGAAGTTTCGCCCTTTACTTTAACTGGGTTTTTATTTGAATTGCAACCATACAAAAATAATATAATGCAAAGTATTAATATACCTTTATTTTTATTCATAAAATATTCTCCTCGTTCTACGGATTATACATTATATTTTTATTTGAGTATATGTTTATAGTCTTTTTTTATTTGATTTTGTAAAATTATTATTTTGTTATAGAGTTTATGTTAAGCTGAATTGATTTTTGTTAATTTAGAAGGTTGAAGAGATATGAATAAAGTAAAGAAATCATTTGATGATTATATTGTGTATTTTAATGGAGGAAAGCTTAGTGATGCACAAATTAGTAAAGAGATGGGTGTAAATCGTGCTAATGTATGTAAAATGAGGCGTAGATGGGAGTCTAGAGAAAGCAATAATTTAGAAGAACATCCAAAAGTAACAATTAGTGAAGAAACTCTAAATAATGTGTTAATTTGTGCATCAGAGCATAATGCACAATCAGGTAGTATTAGAAGCCAGCTTCATATGTCTAGAAATAGATTGGGATTAGAATTTATTGCTTCATTTAATAGTTATTTAGATTTGGAATTTAAATCATACAATAACGAAATAAAGGTATTAGAGAGCAAAATTGAAAGACTGAAAGGAGGAATTAATAATGAAGACGATCAAGATCTTAATAATAAGCTATGTGAACT is part of the Borrelia duttonii Ly genome and harbors:
- a CDS encoding Mlp family lipoprotein; amino-acid sequence: MNKNKGILILCIILFLYGCNSNKNPVKVKGETSRVTRSIDQHDSQNTLTTEEKNRFESLQYAMNTEIEAHEQTLKRRKTNPSEPLSELSAGIIKTYKRFIKWISDDSNIEKQRELSDAFKNVYNFLEQKREKLASKQHPDMKRYIQGAFYDIQDNEYKKKHQYDPNLYGGPKNKKYNRVREFFHSIRLNTVDIYYINNDTSNETILKKMKEELQNKESDTYKDSLALWTD
- a CDS encoding DUF603 domain-containing protein, which produces MNKVKKSFDDYIVYFNGGKLSDAQISKEMGVNRANVCKMRRRWESRESNNLEEHPKVTISEETLNNVLICASEHNAQSGSIRSQLHMSRNRLGLEFIASFNSYLDLEFKSYNNEIKVLESKIERLKGGINNEDDQDLNNKLCELDEVKRAKELKKMELYYQAMLKLKATDFESQVKFKI